A segment of the Siphonobacter curvatus genome:
CGGAACATCGACGACTACGCTGGCTTCGCCCAAGGAAATCAATCGGCTTACGCTCACGGCCCCGGCCGGACGAGCGGCCCTTAACCAGATTCCCACCTATCAGCTACCCAAGGGAGCGATCAATACGATCTCAACTGATTTTGATTTCAACGTACAGGCTGAACAGGTAAAGAAAGGAGCGATCAACTACGTGCATCTGACGATGCTAGCCGATTTGCACGGCGGTTTTCATCATCCCCAGTGGAATCAGCGGGGTATACAGCCTGGTCGGCTTAAGCCTATTCTGGCGGCGTACAATCTTCCGAAAACAACGGGCGTCTACCGCATGATGTACTCAAATGTCTTTCCGGGTAACTGGATGGATTCGCCGCAAGTTGCCCAACGGTATCAGGAAGTGTATAACGCAGTGAGAGGGTACGCCATCGACTTGCCCATGGAAGTAGGCTGGGGCGATCATCCGATCCTGCTCGACTTGGATCTGGAAGAAGGCCCATATACGTACCTTGGTGTCAAAACCCTCTGCCGGGCCATTCGGGAAGTCAAAGACAAATACCCTAACGTTTCGTTCCAGGTGTACTGTTCTTCGCACAATTCGCTCTGTAATGAAGCCGGCGGCTCGGAGCAGAACCCGAGCGGGAAGCTGGCTAATATGCAGCGGTACCTGATGTTTAAAGAAGCGGGTGTTACGGTTTTTCCGGGTACGCTACCCTATTTTCATTTACCGTATTATTTCTGGAACGATCCCTCGCACGAACCCAGCGTCATCGGGCCAGGAAAACTGTACGCTTCCCAGGCGGATTATGCCAGCAAAAGCCTTCACCCGATTCAGAAAAAACTGGAATGGACGGATGCGTATTTCCAGACTCTGCCCGCGGGCCATCGTCCGCAGAACATCGAATGGATCATGTCCGTGTACGAAGGTGGCAACGATGGCACCGGAGCCTGGCCCGCCGTTGGTAGCTGGATTCTGGAAAGTATGTCGCTGTGGGGGTACGTCACGGGTTCGTATCGCTACGGGGGCGGGTTGTACAACTGGACGGACAGCCGCAAGCGTACCATCGGTCAGGACTACATCGAAGCGGGCAAGTGGCGATCGTTCCAGTTCAATCGCTTCTGGAATGACCCCAATACGCAATACAACCTGTTACTGGAATTCTCGATCGACAACGGTAAAACCTGGCAAACCGACAAGCGGCCCGGTACGCAAATCCTGGCCGAAAATCAGGATCCTCGCCCCTATATCCGGGGTGCTCTCTCCAAGGGCGAACTGCTCGTCGTAGCCACCGCCGGACAACCCACTCACTTGGGTACAGGCAGCCAGTCCGTGCTGGTTCGTTATCAGGGCACTCAGTTTCCGATGACGCTCAAAAGTCAGACGGTACACGCGGCCACCGTCTCGATCGACGACTAGTTCTCAGCGATTCAGGAAGTTACGCACCGTACGTTCCCAACGATCGGTTTCGTGGCGGCAAAACGACTGATGTCCTGATTCCTGGTAAATCACCAGTTGCTTCTGGCTTGAAGCCAGGTTACGGAAAATCCGATCCGTTTCATCCCGCGATACCCGGGGATCACTACGGCCCCATTGGAGCAATACGGGCATCGTTAATTTTCGGGCATATTCGGCGGGCTGGTACTCCCAGGCTTTCAGATTACGTTCCAGTCCGCCGTAAAAGAGCAACAAATTCGCCAGCGGCTGTTCGGGCAAATGTAGGGAACGCAGGCGACCTCTCACGGCATCTTCCAGGGAAGCAAAGGGGCACTCCACAATCACTTTCGTCGGCTGTAGATTAAACTCCGGGATGGCTTTCAGAATCGTAGCGGCTCCCATCGACATCCCCCAAAGGATGATCCGTCGTTCGCCTTTGGCCCGTACCCAATCATAGACCGTTTTGACATCCTTGGTTTCGTGGTAGCCGATCGTACACACGTTCCCATCCGACTGTCCGTGAGCCCGGAAATCAAACAGAGCAACGGCGTATCCCAGCTGCCGAAAGTAAGTCGCCTCGGCAAGTACCCGGGATTTCGCGGAACCATGTCCGTGCCAGAGAATCACCGTTCCTTTCGAGGCTTCTTCCGCTGGAGCGTACCAACCCACCAGCGTTTGATTGCGTTCGTTTTTGAGTCGAATGGTCTGGTACGGCCAATCGGGCGTTTCGTTGACCGACCGTTTGGGAATACGAAAACCAAAGAGAGCCTGCGAAAGCTTTTCGCCCGTCGTCATTTGCTCGGGACGGCGAAACTGGGCTTCGTGAGCTTCGTAAAAATACGTAAACCGATAGGCATGAAAAGCCATCAGAACGTTAACAATCAAAAAAATAACTAGTATAAATCCACCCAGCCATCGTAGAAGCCGGAACTTAAACCGTTTTATTGTCATGCACTTACCGGAGTGGCTTCTGCCATTCCATCATCATAAAATAAGGTACGCGGCTATAATGCTCTACTTTCGCCGGATCGCCACCGTAGGGCCTGGGCTCGGAAAAATGCCGTAGCTGTAAGCCCTGTTCGAGTAGCAGGGTCATGTAGGTACTCAGCGGTCGGTGGTAGTTCTGAATGTGAATGCCCCGCCAGCTCACCCAGGCGGCCCGTTCCTCCAGGTAACGGTCGATTCCATACTTAAGTTGTCCCATCGGGTCGGGTATCCAGCTTGTTTCGACACCTGCCGTATTAAAGCTGGTCAGGTTGGCGATCAGCAGGCTTCCGCCGGGCATCAGAACGCGACTCATCTCCGCAATAGCCCGTCGAATATCGGGAATATCAATCAGCGTTAAATAACTTACGACCAGATCAAACGAGGCGTCTGGAAACGGTAGTGCTTCGGCTTTGCCCAAGTGATATTTGCCCGCCGGATCGCGATGCCTAGCTTCTTTCAGTAAGGTTTCAGTTGGATCAATGCCTACCGTTTGAATTCCGATTTCCTGCATCATCCTGCAAAAACGCCCTTCGCCACAACCCACATCCAAAGCCCGTCGAAAGGGCCGAACCCGATCGAGCATCGGCCGATCCAATACGTACTGACGACCATAATCGCCGGTTTCTCCCATGTCGGCAATCCAGGCTGCCGCGGAAGCTTCCCAGCCGTTGGTTTCTTCGATATTCATATACTCCATTAATTACCAAGTTGAACAATGGCTTTAAATGCCTACGTCCCTTCACTACCAAAACGTAGTAAAGGGACGTAGGGTTTAATTACCAAGGGATTATTGCTGACCCTGTAATTCTTTAATTGTGAATGCTTTTTCGCGTTTCACCAGGCTTTTCCGTACCTGATTTACTTCACCAGTCGTCACCCCTTCGGCATTGTTTTGCCAGGATTTCCGAATGAAACTCAATAGCTCAGCCACATCGCCACTCGATAGCGAAGGATCATACCCAATACCGGGCATATCGGCATTGATTTCGGGTGCCGTGTACAAGTGATTGTTCACCGATACGGGTCCAGTCAGACCATACAGTACAATGGAAATCAGATGATCTTTCCGGCCCGTAACCCACTCCGATTTGTTGAGCGGGGGAGCCAGCGAAGCCACGCCGTTCCCGTCTTTTCCGTGACAGGTCTGGCAAATAGTATTGAAAAGGTTTGCTCCCTTCGGATACTGTCGGGCTAGCAGGGCCGGATCGCGGTTGGTACGGGTGCTGGCGGCATTCTTCAGGGCCACTTTCAGGCTACGATATACGGCCAGATTGGAATCCGGTAAACTCGCTCGGAGTCGATTCTGAAATTCCGCTTCCTGATTTGCCAGTGTACTCACCACGGCCGCTGCTAGGTAACGATCCCGGGGCCGTTTTTGTAAAATCTTTTCCGCCAATGCATCGGCGGCCGTAGCGTTAAAGCGACGCAGAGAGCCGCTCAAAAAAGCCAGGTACGGGTAGGCCAGCGTATCGTTCGTTCTTTTTTCCAGCTCGACCGCGTAGAGTTGCCAGTTGCTGGCTGATAGTTGCGAAGGAATCACGCCTAATCCCTGCCGACGAATCGGCCAGGAAGAATCCCGCAGGCAAAGCAGTACGTCCTGCGTCGACAAGGCTCCTAACCCTTCCAGCGTCCACAGGGCGTGCACCCGAGCCAGTTCCTGCGACCCTTCCGTCAGGAGTTGTCGCAGCCGGGGGACCATCGTCGTGTATTTGCCATCGATCAGGGCTTGCTGAGCATAATCCCGTAACCAGCCGTTCGGACTTTCCAATAAAGCTACTAGTTGCTCGGGTTGCTGCGGCAAGGGCCTTTGGGCGGCTGTGTACGGCTTTTGTTTGGAAACGATGCGATAAATCCGGCCGCAATTCAAGGGTTGCGTAAGTTGCCGTTTGGCAATCTGTCCTTTCAGATACGTAGTCAGGTAGGTTTTGTGCTGAATGATACCCCGGTACATGTCGATCAGGTACAGGGCTCCGTCCGGACCGTTGTTCAGACTTACCGGCCGGAAGCGTTCGTCCGTACTGGCTAAAAATTCACGTTTTTGATACGCCTGTTTGGCCACTAGAACATTCCCCTGCTCCTGCACCAGATTCCGTTTCACTAAATTGGCCGAAGGTTCGGCGACGAATACGTTGGAAGCATACGCGGCCGGAAATTGTTCGCCCCGGTACACGACGGGTCCGCAGGCTGCCGTGAAACTACGGAGTCGCAAACTATCGTCGAGCGTTTCTTTCATGTACCCCCGGTTTACGCCCGGCGTCGCGTGTAGCGGGTACACCCGGTTATCGGTGGTGATGTTGGTATTAAAGCCTGCTACGTCGTTGCGTTGATTGGCGTTTCCGGCTCCAAAACCCGGCAAGTAATAATCAGCAATGACATTCTGGGAGTTATGATTATAGTACAAACGCCCCGTATTATCCTGAGCTATACCCCACTGACCCCGATAATGCGTCTTTTCAATGAGCCACTTTTCGCCGACTTTGCGATACCGCTTGTCCGATTTGGCATTGTAAATCCAGTTATCCAATGCTCGTACCAACCCATTGGCCTGATGTTCGACGTTCCCCCCCTTGGCATACGTTGAATCTACGAGGGTTTTCTTCCCCGGTTTATCATTTTTGATTTCGTAATGCCACAGGTACGGCGGCTCGGCTACGAGGATGCCATTTTCGATGAAACAGATGGCCCGGGGCAAAATGAGCGAATCCAGAAACACCTTTTTGCGATCCGCCTGACCATCCTGATTGGTATCTTCGAGAATGACAATTTTACCGGTGGGAGCCTCTTCATTCGAACCCAGCGTATCGTTCATGTACCCTGGCATTTCCACCACCCAGATGCGTCCTTTAGGGTCGAAGCTCAGAGCAACCGGAGCTTCAACAAGGGGTTCAGCCGCTACCAGCTGTACCTCAAATCCATCCTCGATGGTCATGTATTTCAGGGCTTCCTGAGCGGACACCACCGCTACTGCATCGGTACGGACGTTTTTTTCTTCAGCGGTCTGGGTCTGTGCCGCTGGGGGCTGACTGGTTTTGCAATACCATAAGATGCTGGCCAGCAGGAGGAGTATGAGGGGGACTTTTAATTTCATAGCAAGGTCTAGAGTATAGGCATATTCTAGATAATGACCCATAAAATTAACGCATTCCCGTATTTCTTTCCTACGGGAGTTTCAAGTATTCTCTGCAACAGCGGTGGATAATCCATTTTTTCACGGATAAAGCTGGTTTTGCTTCGTCCCTGAGGGTTCATTAGGGGAAGCTTTTCCCGCCTACTGCCCCGCCTTCGCCTTTGCCCCTACATTATTAACCTGCATACTATTTGGAATCATTATAAATAAAACTCTATATTTGCCCCATCCTGTTCAGAAGCGAATCGATTGCCCTATGTCTACTCTGTCCTCGGCTTCAAGCCCTACGCGAATTACTGAAGATTCCTTTAAGGAAATCTATCAGTTATATTGGCGAAAGGTATATACGGTCTGTTACCATTCCATTGGCGATCCGGAACTGGTGAAGGAGATGGTACAGGATATTTTCAAATCGCTTTGGGAGCGAAAAAATGAACTAGAGATTACGCAGTCCGTTGAAAAATACTTGGTCCGCTCGGCCAAACTGAAGGTATTTGAACACTTTCGCAACGAAAAAATCCACGAGCAACATCTCCAGCACTTAGGTTCCCGGCAGGTACAGGCCCAGAATTATACCGAGCATGAAGTATTGGCCCAGAGTTTGTCAGAACGGCTCGCTTCCCTCATCGAACGCCTCCCCTCCCAGTGCCAGCGGGTATTTCGGATGAGCCGCGAACAGGGTCTCACCAATAAAGAAATTGCCTCTCATCTTCTGATCTCGGAACGGGCCGTAGAGCACCACATCTCCAAAGCACTCTTTTCCCTGAAAACGAACTTACCCGAATACGCCCTCTGATTTTTTCATCCGACTGGTACTGCGGTAAGACCTTCGATATGCTACTTTTACCGAAAAGAACCCTGGCTTTCGCTAAAAGCTATCATGAAGGTTACGAAGGAACTCCTTGAAAAATACCACCGTGGACACTGCACGCCCGAGGAAAACACAGCCGTAGAAAACTGGCTGCTGGACGACTCGGACATGGATGATTCGTTCCCCGCTTTCGTGGACGAAGCAGCCATCCAGCAGGAAATGTGGGCGGAAATTCAGCAGGAGTTACCTTCGTCGAAACCGCGTCGGCTTTCCCGGTGGTCGCTGCCCGGCTCCGTCGCCACCGCGTGCTTGGTCGTACTGGGTCTGGGCTGGTTGCTGTATCGCCCGCACACGCCCGCTACCGCTCCGTCACAGGAAATTTCTGCCCGGGACTATACCCTGGCGGCGGGTCCCGAGAGCAAGGTTCAGGTCACGAAGGCGGGCATCATTAACTTCTGCGGACGGTTAGAAATTCAGCCCAAAAAAGACGTGCAACTTTCGTTTATCGAGCAATCACCCGAGCGTTTTTCCTTCCAGAAAGGGGAAACGTACTTTGCTTTTCATACCTGTCAGAAAGCCGATCACGAAAAGATATTGGTCATTAAAGAAAAATCGCTCCAGAGCCTTCCGCCCGTCGCCAAACGGCAATTGATGGATGAATGGGGTATTTGAAGTAGCTGTATGCACCTGAAGTTTTTACTTGTTTTCTGGAGTCTGCTTGGTCTAATCGGCTGTCAACAATCCCACCCGGAAGGAACGTACGGAATTTATGTCATGAGGTCCGGAGATGCCCGGGAATACATCGTACGTACGGATCAGTTGGATTCCGGCCGTATTGATCCTATCAGCAAAGGCGTTCCGGTCCCGATTCCCCAGTTTTGGGCGGAGCTAATCGAACGGGATGGGAATTTTTACCACATGAACCGAAAGAGCGGCTACCTGGTCCGCCATCGGCTGATTGATCAGCACTTTACGGCTCAGGATTCCGTAGCACTACCCGATGTTTCTTTCATTGAAAACTATAGCTGGCCCAAGCCGGATTCGCTTTTCCTGATTTCGTACAATCGTAAAATTTCCAAATTGCAGTACGCCCGCGTCGATGTCCGTACGATGCAGGCCCAAACGGGAAAATTACCCCTGCCCCTACCTTTTGGGCCTTATAATTCCATGTCGGTGGGGTTCAGTCACTTTCGGGGTTCCGAGCTCTTCGTTGGCTATACGTATCACACGGTATCCGGTCGCCCTGGTCAGTATACCACCAGCGATACACTTTACGTGACTACGCTGGCGTATCCTTCAATGCGACTCATCCGTACACAGAAAGACACGAAATCGACGTATCCGGGAAGCGTCAATACGGAGCAGCCCAGTACGTTCGCTGACGAAAAGGGAGATTTTTATTTTCTGGCCTGTCCGGGCTTTGCGTTAGGCAATCACCCCCAGAAACCAACGGCTATCTACCGGATCAAAGCGGGCGAAGCGACCCTGGACTCTACGTACTTTTTCAATATTTCAGTCTCCGCTATTCACAATCACGCGTATGGGCTCTGGTACATTGGAAAAGGTCAGGCGATCGTCCGGAGTGAACGACGGGAGCTTTTTAAAACCATGGAAGACCATTATCAGGTACCACATCTGGAATTTTACGTGGTAGACCTGAATCAAAAAACGACCCGTAAACTGGCTTTACCCCTGGACAAAGGCAGTGCCCGTAGCTGCGTACTCGTGGATCGGGGTTTGGTGTATATTTCTGTCAATGCCGGGCCCGACAATAATTACATCTGGGTCTATAATCCAAACGATCAGAGCCTGAGAAAAGGGCTGAAAATCGAAGGCTCCGTGGATTATCTCTTACGGCTCGAAAAACTGAAGGAAGCGTCCGGCCAAACGTCTGACTAAGGCTGCCGCGTTTCACGGACCGCATTTTATTTCTTTCCCAGCTTCGGTATAGTCGGGTTTATGCAACTAGGAGATGAGAAGGCGTTGTTTCCCCTTCTCGTTTCCCCATGCAAGCGTCTATTTCTACCTCTTTTTTCCTTCTTTTCTTCCTAACTCTCCGGTCGTTGGCCCAGACTGGACCGACCGTTTCGGGTACGGTTCATTCCGAAGACAAGCTGCCCCTCGTGGGGATCAGCATCCGCGTAAAAGGCTCTTCCCTCGGTACCACGACGGATACGACGGGGGCCTTTCAGCTTCGGGTAAACCGGACGGAATTACTGACGATTACGGCTTCGGGGGTGGGTTTTCTGCCCCAATCCAAGGAAGTTCGGGCCGGACAATCCGTTACGTTCATTCTCAAAGCCGATTCCCGCACGATGAACGAAGTTGTCGTAACGGGCAAGACCGAGAACCAGCAGGTCAAGGAACAGGCCTTCGCCGTCAACGCCATCGAAACCCGCCTATTTGCCAATACCAACGTGGATATGAACCAGGTACTCAACCGCACAACGGGCGTTCGGGTACGCGAGCAGGGCGGTCTGGGTTCGGATTTCAACTTCTCAATCAATGGTTTATCGGGGAAGGCTGTCCGGTTTTTCATTGACGGTATTCCGCTGGAAGTCATGGGCAGTTCGCTCACGCTGAATACTATTCCCGTCAATCTGGCCGAGCGTATCGAAGTATACAAAGGCGTCGTGCCGGTATCGCTGGGCTCGGATGCGATGGGCGGGGCCGTGAACCTCATCACGAATCAGCAGATCCGTAACTACCTAGATGCCAGCTACAGTTACAGCTCCTTCAACACGCATCGGGCGGCTCTTACGGGCCAGTACATTCACCCCCGAACGGGCCTCACGCTACGGGCCAATGCCTTCTACAATTACTCCAACAACAATTACATCATGCGGGGCATCGAAATATGGGATGCTGATCGGGAAGTCTACGTCAAGAAAGACCTTCGTCGTTTTCACGATACATTTCAGTCGGCGATGGGACAGCTCGAAGTGGGGGTGAACAATAAAAAGTGGGCCGACGTCTTCTTTGTGGGAGCTTCGTATAATACGTCGGCTCAGGATATTCAGACGGGCACCCGGCAGGAGGTCGTATACGGAGCAGCGACCCGCCACGGCGATGCCTGGAATACGTCGGTTCGGTACCGAAAAAACAACTTTCTGGTCCAGGGTTTGGATGTAAACGCCTTTCTGTCACGTTCCGTGGATAATTACGTAGTGGTCGATACGGCGGGTTATCAATACGCCTGGGACGGTTCGCGGGTGAAAACCAATCAGGCGGAAATTGGCTATGGCCGCTCCCTGAATCGGGTGATCCGACCCAAAACCTTTGGCCGGGTCAATGCGAGTTATGCCCTGACGGATCAGCATTCAATCAACGTCAACTACACCTTCGATCACGTTAAAAACAAAATGTATAACGAGTTAGTGGAGGAAGGAGACGCCAGTCCGGGTATACTCGGGAAACACCTGCTGGGACTCGCCTATCAACAAAATCTGCTTGATCAGCGGTGGATGACGACGTATTTCGGCAAATATTATGGCATGTCCATTGCTCAAGATCGGGCCTTGGATACATCCGGCGAAACGTCCAGCGTACAGGATTTCATTCACCGGCTGGGCTACGGTATTGCCTCGCGGTTCCGGATTTCGGAATCAATCGGCGTGAAAGCTTCGTACGAACGCTCGTACCGCCTGCAGGAAGTGGGTGAAATGTTCGGCAATGGCTACACGATCATTGCCAATCTGGATCTGAAGCCGGAGGCCAGTCATAACGTGAACGTAGGAGCTTTCCTGAATAAACGCGTACAGAAACACCACTTTTTTGCCGAAGCCTCCTGGTTTTTCCGCGATGCCAGCGATTTCATTTACGCCGTTGTCTATCAATCCAACCGGGCCGTAAGCCGCTATGCCAATACGTCCAAAGTACGCGTGAACGGACTGGAAGCCGAGTTTCGCTACGATTACGATCACCTGCTGAGTATTATGGTGAATGGCAGCTACCAGAACGCCATCAACACGACCAAATACGCACCGGGCTCCACGGGTACGCCCGAGGCTACGTACCTCAACAAAATTCCTAATCAGCCCTGGGCCTTCGGTAATGCGGACATCAGCATCGGGAAAAACAATTTACTGGGCAAAAACACCCGACTTCAACTGAACTGGGGGGCTCAGTACGTCCACTGGTTTTACCTGAGCTGGGAAGCCTTCGGTACCAAGGCCAGCCTCAACCGGATTCCGACCCAGTTCATCCAGAACGCCTCCCTCACCTACTCCCGCGAAAACGGGAAGTACAACATTTCCTTCGAGAGCCGGAATCTGGCAAACGCTCTGGCCTACGACAATTTCCGGCTGCAGAAACCGGGTCGGGCCTTTGGGGTGAAGCTCCGCTATTTCATTCAATAACTCCTTTCGTTCCTAATCCATTTTTACGTATGCGTTTGTTTCACAAAACTCTTTCGTCCCTTTTGTTGCTGACGGCCCTGGCGTGTTTCCAATCCTGTAGCAAAGACAGTCCCGCTGAAGAGCCCGCTAACGATCAGGCTCCCGACTACGCCGTGTGGCTTCAGGTGGGTAGCTGGCCCAATACCTTCCAGTACGTGGTCGGCACCAATTCCCTCCAAACGGGCGTGCTTAGCCTGTCCGGAAATGGCGTGGAAGTGACGGGCAAGGCCGATTACGGCATCATTCCCCACGGTGGCTTTTACTATTACCCCAGTACCAGTTCGAACAATGGGAAATTTTCAAAATTCAAGTTTGAAAACAATCAGCTGACGGCCGTGAAGGAAGTGCCCTACACCTATCAGAAAAACGTTAGTAGCTACACCTGGGTGGATGACAATACGCTGGTGCTGATTGGCGTAAACGGCGACAGCAACAAGATTTTATACTCGGTAGTCAATGCTACGACGCTGGCGATTACCAACGGCGAACTGAGCGTACCCGCCAGCCCAACCGGGTATCCGTACCTGAGCATTGGTACGACGGAGTACACCAAGGGCAAACTGTTTGTAGGATTTATGTATACAGGCAACTGGCCCGCGGCCTACCGCCAGGTTAATGTAGGCGTATTCGATTATCCGGCCATGACGCTTTCTAAAGTGGTACAGGATGACAAAACCACTGGAGCCGGCGGGATCAGCATGTGGGAACCAGCTTCGTTCGTGACCAGCAGTGGTGATCTGTATCACCTGGCTACGCCGGGTTCCTCGCGAAGCAGTATGAAACTGCCCTCGGTGTTGTACCGTATTAAAAGCGGTACGACCGAGTTTGATGCCAGTTATAAAATCAATCTGAGTGATGCATTAGGCGGCTCGGTATTTGCGATGTGGAATATCGGCAATGGTGAAGCCGTCGTGAAGTACGAAGATCCCAAGATCGCAGCCAGTGGTTCACAATCCAGCCATATCTACGGTTTTGCTATCGTCAATCTGAGTACTGGAGCGGTGACGAAAAAGCTCACCGATATTCCCTACGACAACTCCGAAACACTCGAAAGCGTAACCATTGACAACGGCAAAGCCTATATCCTTTCCAACGCCGAAACGGGGAAGGATTACGTGTGGGAATACGATCCGGCCACCGGTAAAACCACCCCCGGGCTGGAACTCCAGGGCGGGTATAACTATATGCTACGGGTAGACAAACTTAAAAACTAAGTCTTCTCTTTAGTTAAGATAAGATAAATACCGAAAAGGTCCCGTATAACTCATGTATACGGGACCTTTTCAGTTTCAATACGCTTCTATTTTAACTCCTTAAGCCACACTTGAGCGAAATCCCGGACGGCCATTGCGGGCTCCTGTCCCATCCGGAATACCGTTTTCCAGGCACTGGATTTACTGCGGTAGTCGGGATTTTCGAACTCCAGTCGAGAGCCCTTTTTGATGAGTTTGGCATTAAAGTCTACACTTTCGATGAGGGCAATACATTCCCGCAACCGTTCCTTCAGAGCAAGCTTCGGATTGGCGTTAGCTTTATATTCAGCGAGGCGTTTCTGATAGTCAGCGGCTTTCTCCTTTGCTTCTTGCTCATCTTCCACCATTCGGGCATTTCCTTCCTTGATTTGCTGGTTCATCCATTGGGTATAGTAGGCTAGGTACTGTTTCTTAAATTCTGCGGGATTGGTAATCGCCTGTAACTTTTTAAGCTGGGTCAGCTCGGCGGCCCCTTTGGTTTTCGTCTCTCCTTCAGCTCCGTTCAATCCTTCTACTAGGCCTTCAATCTGGGTTTTCAATAGCATCCGTAACATCGAAGGTTCCATTTGAGCCATCGCCTGCGTCGATTGACGAACCATCTCATCGTACGATCCGCCCAGTGCCTCCGACTGTTCGCTCATCTGCTGACGAGCGTTTTGATCCGACTGAAGCCGTCGTGTTTGATCCGTACTCACGTCATACTTTTCCTGCATATACTGATCGTATCGTTTGCGGAAATCTTCCGTTTCCGTATAGGCCCGTACTACCCGCCCCAGGGCTTTTACCGCCTCCACTTTAGCGGGAGCCGACAGGGCTTTCGCCCACTGCTTGCCTTCATAGGGTACGTAGGGTACATTCAGCCCATCGGCTGTGACGGCATCTATACTAATTTCCTGAATATTTTCAGTTTTTAACCGTAGATCGGCGAGGATGTCGGCCGTACGGGCGGCCATCCAGAAACCCGTGGTAGCCAGCAAAAGGGTTAAAGCAAAACGTTTTTGTATCATGGTTGATCAGTTGAAGATTCCTGATTGAGATGATACAAAATTGTTCGGCGTTTAACTCTCTTACTACCCAATCTGGCTGACTTGTGCTTTTGACTTCTTCGGTTGAGGAAAGTACGTCGTGAACCGGCTTGGCCTCCTGCCATAAAAAGATCCGGGTCTTCCCTTCATGAACGTTTCCATGAAGGGAAGACCCGGATCGGAGAAGCGTAGGAACTATCTAGAACTCACCCTGGCAAGGCTATACCGCCTTAGCCATTTTTGCGGGTCAGCTTTTTATCGAGTTCCAAAGCGGCACTGATGAGGCCCAGGTGCGTGAAGGCCTGCGGGAAGTTGCCCAGGTGTTCGCCTTTCTTACTGATTTGTTCAGCAAATAATCCCAGGTGGTTGCCGTACCCCAGCATTTTCTCGAAATTCTCAACGGCTTCATCCAGTCGACCAGCCTTAGCCAGACATTCCACGTACCAGAATGAACACATGGTAAATGTACCTTCTTCACCCTCTAAGCCATCGATTCCGGAGACCTCGTTATCGTAGCGATACACCAGTACATCTAGTCGCAAATGCTGGTTGACGGCTTCCAGCGTGGAGATCCACCGGGGCTCGTCGGGCGTAATGAAGTGCACCAACGGC
Coding sequences within it:
- a CDS encoding alpha/beta hydrolase; amino-acid sequence: MIVNVLMAFHAYRFTYFYEAHEAQFRRPEQMTTGEKLSQALFGFRIPKRSVNETPDWPYQTIRLKNERNQTLVGWYAPAEEASKGTVILWHGHGSAKSRVLAEATYFRQLGYAVALFDFRAHGQSDGNVCTIGYHETKDVKTVYDWVRAKGERRIILWGMSMGAATILKAIPEFNLQPTKVIVECPFASLEDAVRGRLRSLHLPEQPLANLLLFYGGLERNLKAWEYQPAEYARKLTMPVLLQWGRSDPRVSRDETDRIFRNLASSQKQLVIYQESGHQSFCRHETDRWERTVRNFLNR
- a CDS encoding class I SAM-dependent methyltransferase, producing MNIEETNGWEASAAAWIADMGETGDYGRQYVLDRPMLDRVRPFRRALDVGCGEGRFCRMMQEIGIQTVGIDPTETLLKEARHRDPAGKYHLGKAEALPFPDASFDLVVSYLTLIDIPDIRRAIAEMSRVLMPGGSLLIANLTSFNTAGVETSWIPDPMGQLKYGIDRYLEERAAWVSWRGIHIQNYHRPLSTYMTLLLEQGLQLRHFSEPRPYGGDPAKVEHYSRVPYFMMMEWQKPLR
- a CDS encoding DUF7133 domain-containing protein yields the protein MKLKVPLILLLLASILWYCKTSQPPAAQTQTAEEKNVRTDAVAVVSAQEALKYMTIEDGFEVQLVAAEPLVEAPVALSFDPKGRIWVVEMPGYMNDTLGSNEEAPTGKIVILEDTNQDGQADRKKVFLDSLILPRAICFIENGILVAEPPYLWHYEIKNDKPGKKTLVDSTYAKGGNVEHQANGLVRALDNWIYNAKSDKRYRKVGEKWLIEKTHYRGQWGIAQDNTGRLYYNHNSQNVIADYYLPGFGAGNANQRNDVAGFNTNITTDNRVYPLHATPGVNRGYMKETLDDSLRLRSFTAACGPVVYRGEQFPAAYASNVFVAEPSANLVKRNLVQEQGNVLVAKQAYQKREFLASTDERFRPVSLNNGPDGALYLIDMYRGIIQHKTYLTTYLKGQIAKRQLTQPLNCGRIYRIVSKQKPYTAAQRPLPQQPEQLVALLESPNGWLRDYAQQALIDGKYTTMVPRLRQLLTEGSQELARVHALWTLEGLGALSTQDVLLCLRDSSWPIRRQGLGVIPSQLSASNWQLYAVELEKRTNDTLAYPYLAFLSGSLRRFNATAADALAEKILQKRPRDRYLAAAVVSTLANQEAEFQNRLRASLPDSNLAVYRSLKVALKNAASTRTNRDPALLARQYPKGANLFNTICQTCHGKDGNGVASLAPPLNKSEWVTGRKDHLISIVLYGLTGPVSVNNHLYTAPEINADMPGIGYDPSLSSGDVAELLSFIRKSWQNNAEGVTTGEVNQVRKSLVKREKAFTIKELQGQQ
- a CDS encoding RNA polymerase sigma-70 factor, which codes for MSTLSSASSPTRITEDSFKEIYQLYWRKVYTVCYHSIGDPELVKEMVQDIFKSLWERKNELEITQSVEKYLVRSAKLKVFEHFRNEKIHEQHLQHLGSRQVQAQNYTEHEVLAQSLSERLASLIERLPSQCQRVFRMSREQGLTNKEIASHLLISERAVEHHISKALFSLKTNLPEYAL
- a CDS encoding DUF4374 domain-containing protein, translating into MRSGDAREYIVRTDQLDSGRIDPISKGVPVPIPQFWAELIERDGNFYHMNRKSGYLVRHRLIDQHFTAQDSVALPDVSFIENYSWPKPDSLFLISYNRKISKLQYARVDVRTMQAQTGKLPLPLPFGPYNSMSVGFSHFRGSELFVGYTYHTVSGRPGQYTTSDTLYVTTLAYPSMRLIRTQKDTKSTYPGSVNTEQPSTFADEKGDFYFLACPGFALGNHPQKPTAIYRIKAGEATLDSTYFFNISVSAIHNHAYGLWYIGKGQAIVRSERRELFKTMEDHYQVPHLEFYVVDLNQKTTRKLALPLDKGSARSCVLVDRGLVYISVNAGPDNNYIWVYNPNDQSLRKGLKIEGSVDYLLRLEKLKEASGQTSD